In Pseudofrankia saprophytica, one genomic interval encodes:
- a CDS encoding enoyl-CoA hydratase-related protein, with protein MSEIRYEVSDGVAVVTLDAPARRNALTLPMAAELVAALDEADADHKVGAVVIGGGASFCAGADRAVLAAAGADPAEDENFTNIEAIYQAFLRVGELRSPTIAAIRGAAVGAGMNLALATDLRVVGSDARLLSGFLRIGLHPGGGHFSLLERTAGREAAAALGLFGATITGTRAVELGMAWTAVDDAAVDQTAFDLAAAAAADPELARRTVASFRRSTGNPGVSWDLGVEIERSPQMWSMRRKNATLRASTS; from the coding sequence ATGAGCGAGATCCGTTACGAGGTCAGCGACGGTGTCGCCGTCGTGACCCTGGACGCGCCGGCCCGGCGCAACGCCCTCACCCTCCCGATGGCGGCCGAGCTGGTCGCCGCCCTCGACGAGGCGGACGCCGACCACAAGGTCGGCGCGGTCGTCATCGGCGGCGGCGCGTCGTTCTGCGCCGGCGCCGATCGCGCGGTGCTCGCCGCCGCCGGCGCGGACCCGGCCGAGGATGAGAACTTCACGAACATCGAGGCGATCTACCAGGCGTTCCTGCGGGTCGGCGAGCTGCGCTCGCCCACGATCGCCGCGATCCGCGGGGCGGCGGTCGGCGCGGGGATGAACCTCGCGCTCGCCACCGACCTGCGTGTGGTCGGCAGCGACGCCCGGCTGCTGTCCGGTTTCCTGCGGATCGGCCTGCACCCGGGCGGCGGGCACTTCTCGCTGCTCGAGCGGACGGCCGGCCGGGAGGCCGCCGCCGCGCTGGGCCTGTTCGGCGCCACGATCACCGGGACGCGCGCGGTCGAGCTCGGCATGGCCTGGACCGCCGTCGACGACGCGGCCGTCGACCAGACGGCCTTCGACCTTGCCGCGGCCGCGGCGGCGGACCCGGAGCTCGCCCGCCGCACGGTCGCCTCCTTCCGCCGCTCGACCGGCAACCCCGGCGTCTCCTGGGACCTCGGCGTCGAGATCGAGCGCTCCCCGCAGATGTGGTCGATGCGCCGCAAGAACGCGACGCTGCGCGCCTCCACCTCCTGA
- a CDS encoding enoyl-CoA hydratase/isomerase family protein, giving the protein MAVTAALDAQALPAGSALDLVRSLSPADLADVFPAPILFVDLADARPDELAALTARRPPLVLVGVGPGADRPGDGRSGGPGGSLVPAAAGLDVLLPEVLAPGDDVDAAVATLARAAGEHPEAAVALVGLLRMSERLEPLDALVAESLAYSTLLAGGDFARWLAARPPRAHRPSAQPLLTHRDGDRLVLTFNRPEARNAFDTGSRDALIAALRAASADDTLTEVALTAAGPAFGAGGDLTQFGTAPDLARAHLVRTGASAGAEIVRCPHRTVAYLHGACVGAGIEIPAFADRVVAAPDVAIQLPELRLGLVPGAGGTVSVTRRIGRRRTAWMVLTGVFLEAPAALRWGLVDEVAAPG; this is encoded by the coding sequence ATGGCCGTGACCGCGGCGTTGGATGCGCAGGCGCTGCCAGCCGGCTCGGCGCTCGACCTCGTCAGGTCACTGTCGCCGGCCGACCTCGCCGACGTCTTCCCCGCTCCGATCCTCTTCGTCGACCTGGCCGACGCGCGCCCGGACGAGCTGGCGGCGTTGACGGCCCGCCGCCCACCGCTCGTGCTCGTCGGCGTCGGACCTGGGGCCGACCGCCCGGGTGACGGCCGGAGCGGCGGCCCGGGAGGCTCGCTGGTCCCCGCCGCCGCGGGGCTCGACGTGCTGCTGCCCGAGGTGCTGGCGCCGGGCGACGACGTGGACGCCGCCGTGGCCACGCTGGCCCGGGCGGCCGGCGAGCACCCGGAGGCCGCGGTGGCGCTCGTCGGGCTGCTGCGGATGTCCGAGCGGCTCGAGCCGTTGGACGCGCTGGTCGCCGAGTCGCTGGCGTACTCGACGCTGCTGGCCGGCGGGGACTTCGCCCGCTGGCTCGCCGCCCGCCCGCCGCGCGCGCACCGGCCCAGCGCCCAGCCGCTGCTCACCCACCGCGACGGCGACCGGCTGGTGCTGACGTTCAACCGGCCGGAGGCCCGCAACGCCTTCGACACGGGGAGCCGCGACGCGCTCATCGCGGCCCTGCGCGCCGCCTCGGCGGACGACACCCTCACCGAGGTGGCGCTCACGGCCGCCGGACCGGCGTTCGGCGCGGGCGGCGACCTCACCCAGTTCGGCACCGCTCCCGACCTGGCCAGGGCACACCTGGTCAGGACGGGAGCCAGCGCCGGCGCCGAGATCGTCCGCTGCCCGCACCGGACCGTCGCGTACCTCCACGGCGCCTGCGTCGGCGCCGGCATCGAGATCCCAGCCTTCGCCGACCGCGTCGTCGCCGCCCCGGACGTCGCGATACAGCTCCCCGAGCTGCGCCTCGGCCTGGTGCCGGGCGCCGGCGGCACGGTCAGCGTCACGCGGCGGATCGGGCGGCGCCGCACGGCCTGGATGGTCCTGACCGGCGTCTTCCTCGAAGCCCCGGCCGCCCTGCGCTGGGGCCTCGTGGACGAGGTGGCCGCACCCGGCTAG
- a CDS encoding CoA transferase: MGECRAQGGGQAGGHADTRTRGRERREGGEVAASGERAALPDVLTDWAADLRAGRIGPAGWEHGVEPGWAASGAMALTGHPRAAPLGLTVPFVARLDAALAVIRTLAAELGHPFAAPAGAPPPAGGPPSARGSATAAPTSAMHPPASAGQLLGERAAALGLTRGGAFSAGRAARLVRAADGWLAVNLARPDDVDLLPAWLERDDLEPTDADLADEVRPASERDRDGTPPTWARPWDALATVVADRPVRVLTERAELLGLPVALVVDPAKAAADAQALARGQRFPFAPFLVDGRPPDAPAGGAGAGGDRGGGFTVIDLSSLWAGPLCAHLLGLAGGRVVKVEGAGRLDGAREGPGAFYDLLHAGHASVTVDLRRADGRAALVRLIEGADVVLEASRPRALDQLGIDPAALIARNPRLTWVSITGYGRTGPWRQRPAFGDDAAAAAGAVAVDAAGAPVFLADAVADPVTGVL; the protein is encoded by the coding sequence ATGGGAGAGTGCCGGGCTCAGGGCGGCGGGCAGGCAGGTGGGCACGCGGACACGCGGACACGCGGGCGAGAACGGCGGGAGGGCGGCGAGGTGGCGGCGAGCGGCGAGCGGGCGGCGCTCCCGGACGTGCTGACGGACTGGGCCGCCGACCTGCGCGCGGGCCGGATCGGGCCCGCCGGCTGGGAGCACGGCGTCGAACCCGGCTGGGCGGCCAGCGGGGCGATGGCGCTGACCGGGCATCCCAGGGCGGCCCCGCTCGGGCTGACCGTGCCGTTCGTGGCCCGGCTCGACGCCGCCCTGGCCGTGATCCGGACGTTGGCCGCCGAGCTGGGGCATCCTTTCGCGGCTCCCGCCGGCGCTCCCCCGCCGGCTGGTGGGCCTCCGTCCGCGCGAGGCTCCGCGACTGCTGCGCCGACTTCGGCCATGCACCCGCCCGCGAGCGCCGGCCAGCTCCTCGGCGAGCGGGCCGCGGCCCTTGGGCTGACCCGCGGCGGTGCCTTCTCCGCCGGCCGCGCCGCCCGGCTGGTCCGCGCCGCCGACGGCTGGCTGGCCGTGAACCTCGCCCGTCCGGACGACGTCGACCTGCTGCCCGCCTGGCTGGAGCGCGACGACCTCGAACCGACCGACGCGGACCTCGCCGACGAGGTCCGCCCGGCTTCGGAGCGTGACCGAGACGGCACGCCGCCGACATGGGCACGGCCGTGGGACGCGCTCGCCACCGTCGTCGCCGACCGGCCGGTGCGGGTGCTCACGGAAAGGGCCGAGCTGCTGGGGCTGCCGGTCGCACTGGTCGTCGACCCGGCGAAGGCGGCGGCCGACGCCCAGGCACTCGCCAGGGGCCAGCGGTTCCCGTTCGCGCCCTTCCTCGTCGACGGCCGTCCGCCGGACGCCCCCGCGGGCGGCGCTGGCGCCGGCGGCGACCGCGGCGGCGGGTTCACCGTCATCGACCTGTCCTCGCTGTGGGCCGGGCCGCTGTGCGCGCACCTGCTCGGGCTCGCCGGTGGCCGGGTCGTCAAGGTCGAGGGCGCGGGCCGGCTCGACGGCGCCCGCGAGGGACCGGGCGCGTTCTACGACCTGCTGCACGCCGGGCACGCCAGCGTCACCGTCGACCTGCGCCGCGCCGACGGCCGGGCCGCGCTGGTGCGGCTGATCGAGGGCGCGGACGTCGTCCTGGAGGCATCCCGCCCACGTGCCCTCGACCAGCTTGGCATCGACCCGGCCGCCCTGATCGCCCGTAACCCGCGCCTGACCTGGGTGAGCATCACCGGCTACGGCAGGACCGGGCCGTGGCGGCAGCGGCCGGCCTTCGGCGATGACGCGGCGGCCGCGGCGGGCGCGGTCGCCGTCGACGCGGCCGGCGCTCCCGTGTTCCTCGCCGACGCGGTCGCGGACCCGGTCACCGGCGTCCTGG
- a CDS encoding amidohydrolase family protein: VAGDLDRHTLDRIVADVPVRVQHRSGALWVLNSAALAALRVPTGHPAGGRAAGGHTAGTRLARGRTAGDDAAAGLPADGRFFREDDRLGRLLAAAGVGGVVERADLAAVGARLAGHGVTGVTDATATTGPAQVATLRAAVGDGSIPQRLVLTGPPDLTASPLPPGGDAPRRPMIWWDPRSSGTEKSTRSWNSGATRIGFGPVKIVLDDGQPVDLDELAATVRAARARGRRIAVHCVTRLQLALALAALDAGGGALPGDRIEHAAVLPPDLARPVADAGLTVVTQPHFLAERGDAYLRDVEPDDLPWLYRCAGLLAAGIPLAAGTDAPFGGADPWASMRAAVRRRAPSGQVMGPDEALSPARALALYLGDPADPGGPPRRVVPGAPADLCLLAQPTRAVLADLDPGPAVLTLVAGAVVHHAD, from the coding sequence CGGTCGCCGGCGACCTCGACCGCCACACGCTCGACCGGATCGTCGCCGACGTGCCCGTACGCGTGCAGCACCGCTCCGGCGCGCTGTGGGTCCTCAACTCGGCCGCCCTCGCGGCGCTGCGCGTGCCCACCGGGCACCCGGCCGGCGGACGCGCGGCCGGCGGGCACACGGCCGGCACGCGTCTGGCCCGCGGGCGCACCGCCGGTGATGACGCCGCGGCCGGCCTGCCGGCAGACGGCCGCTTCTTCCGGGAGGACGACCGGCTCGGCCGGCTGCTGGCCGCGGCGGGCGTCGGCGGCGTGGTGGAACGGGCGGACCTCGCCGCCGTCGGCGCCCGGCTGGCCGGCCATGGCGTCACCGGCGTCACCGACGCGACCGCCACCACCGGCCCGGCCCAGGTCGCGACGCTGCGGGCCGCCGTCGGGGATGGGTCGATCCCGCAGCGCCTGGTGCTGACCGGTCCGCCCGACCTGACCGCGTCGCCGCTCCCTCCCGGCGGGGACGCGCCCCGCCGCCCCATGATCTGGTGGGATCCTCGGAGCTCTGGCACGGAGAAATCCACCAGATCATGGAACAGCGGGGCCACCCGGATCGGGTTCGGCCCGGTGAAGATCGTGTTGGACGACGGGCAGCCGGTCGACCTGGACGAGCTCGCGGCGACGGTGCGGGCGGCGCGCGCGCGGGGGCGGCGGATCGCGGTCCACTGCGTGACCCGGCTGCAGCTCGCGCTCGCGCTCGCCGCGCTGGACGCGGGTGGCGGCGCGCTGCCCGGCGACCGGATCGAGCACGCGGCGGTGCTACCGCCCGACCTCGCCAGGCCGGTCGCCGACGCCGGCCTGACCGTGGTCACCCAGCCGCACTTCCTCGCCGAGCGCGGGGACGCCTACCTGCGCGACGTCGAGCCGGACGACCTGCCCTGGCTGTACCGGTGCGCCGGCCTGCTCGCCGCCGGCATCCCGCTGGCCGCCGGCACGGACGCCCCGTTCGGCGGCGCCGACCCGTGGGCCTCGATGCGGGCCGCCGTGCGCCGCCGGGCACCATCCGGGCAGGTCATGGGCCCGGACGAGGCGCTGTCCCCGGCCCGGGCGCTCGCCCTCTACCTCGGCGACCCGGCCGACCCGGGCGGTCCGCCGCGCCGGGTCGTCCCCGGCGCGCCAGCCGACCTGTGCCTGCTCGCCCAGCCCACCAGGGCGGTGCTCGCCGACCTCGACCCCGGCCCGGCCGTCCTCACCCTGGTCGCCGGCGCCGTCGTCCACCACGCCGACTGA
- a CDS encoding sterol desaturase family protein codes for MVNGFPLHGPRSAARRLGPAGAILLEAGGRAARPGAAPARRARAAVRARHHRFVRLLDPPGPHGRATEVSTLPGALRRFLEHPRPPVLIGVVATLGAARAARGDFRRSDAVVAVGAVAVQPFVEWAIHRFVLHAQAQGRYGRAAYRAAGWGHAQHHRDPANLNSMFMRGQDMLGAGAVALAAGAVGSPRLATGMFCVGAAVLAYDWTHFLIHTRYQPRSEFYRRAWRNHRLHHYRNERYWLGVTSPVADAVLRTNPARDAVAVSPAAASPEVHPPDGGRPRAGASPRTAGAAGQG; via the coding sequence ATGGTCAACGGCTTCCCGCTGCACGGCCCACGATCGGCCGCGCGGCGGCTGGGCCCCGCCGGCGCCATCCTCCTCGAGGCGGGCGGGCGCGCTGCCCGGCCGGGCGCCGCCCCCGCGCGGCGGGCTCGGGCCGCTGTGCGCGCGCGCCACCACCGGTTCGTGCGCCTCCTCGACCCGCCGGGGCCGCATGGCCGCGCGACCGAGGTCAGCACCCTGCCCGGCGCGCTGCGTCGCTTCCTGGAGCATCCGCGCCCGCCGGTGCTGATCGGCGTCGTCGCGACGCTCGGGGCCGCGCGCGCCGCGCGCGGTGACTTCCGCCGGTCCGACGCGGTGGTCGCGGTCGGTGCCGTGGCGGTGCAGCCCTTCGTGGAGTGGGCGATCCACCGCTTCGTGCTGCACGCGCAGGCGCAGGGGCGGTACGGCCGTGCCGCCTACCGGGCAGCCGGCTGGGGACACGCCCAGCACCACCGCGACCCGGCGAACCTGAACTCGATGTTCATGCGGGGGCAGGACATGCTCGGCGCCGGCGCGGTCGCGCTCGCGGCCGGCGCCGTCGGCTCACCGCGGCTGGCCACCGGGATGTTCTGCGTCGGCGCGGCGGTGCTCGCCTACGACTGGACGCACTTCCTGATCCACACCCGCTACCAGCCCCGCTCGGAGTTCTACCGGCGGGCGTGGCGCAACCACCGGCTGCACCACTACCGCAACGAGCGCTACTGGCTGGGCGTCACGTCCCCGGTCGCCGACGCGGTGCTGCGCACCAACCCGGCGCGGGACGCCGTCGCCGTCTCCCCCGCCGCCGCCAGCCCGGAGGTCCATCCCCCGGACGGCGGCCGGCCGCGCGCCGGCGCCTCGCCGAGGACCGCCGGCGCCGCCGGTCAGGGGTAG
- a CDS encoding pyridoxamine 5'-phosphate oxidase family protein — translation MSVDTTAEGSAPGTAPRQQRRGRRIAMTPAEIDAFLAEERTCRVSTVGADGAPHTSALWFVWDGSALWLNSIVKSQRWTDLNRDPRVSVIIDTGHGFGELRGVELIGHVGVVGEVPRTGDAAAADLLAEPERLFGDKYGNGKFHYDGRHAWLKLVPEKIVSWDFRKTGM, via the coding sequence ATGAGTGTCGACACCACGGCGGAAGGCTCGGCGCCCGGGACCGCCCCGCGTCAGCAGCGGCGTGGGCGGCGGATAGCGATGACGCCCGCCGAGATCGACGCGTTTCTGGCCGAGGAGCGGACCTGTCGGGTCTCGACGGTCGGGGCCGACGGCGCCCCGCACACCTCGGCGCTGTGGTTCGTGTGGGACGGGTCGGCGTTGTGGCTGAACAGCATCGTCAAGAGCCAGCGCTGGACGGATCTCAACCGTGACCCGCGGGTGTCGGTCATCATCGACACCGGCCACGGCTTCGGTGAGCTACGCGGTGTCGAGCTGATCGGCCACGTAGGCGTCGTCGGCGAGGTTCCCCGCACCGGCGACGCGGCCGCCGCCGACCTGCTCGCCGAGCCCGAGCGGCTGTTCGGTGACAAGTACGGCAACGGAAAGTTCCACTACGACGGCCGGCACGCCTGGCTGAAGCTCGTCCCAGAGAAGATCGTTAGCTGGGACTTCCGCAAGACCGGGATGTAG
- a CDS encoding AMP-binding protein has product MASGDTPEAITGARTDGRETGIDARNVDAQNIDARNIVLPPLHPFVAMDVPALLADRAARRGDHPFLVWDPPDGVGATWTYAEFAHDVEATAAGLAARGVGPGDAVILHLDNSPAFLHVWFACARLGAIAVDVNTRYVEDELAHAAGLVGAVGIVTDPRLGLADGPTAAGLRWRVLLDPATGLVPDLRGDPAALPVARPPDPATPLSVQLTSGTTARPKAVLYTHANALWAARTGAAHWKLRDDDRMLVFAPLFHTHALTWQMLPTLWVGGTVVLVPKFSTSRFWDTSIRNACTVTGLVGIMIQVLPRMPVPAEHTYRSWIFGLEMPELERLFGLRLFSAWGMTEVVTTVVIGEPDAPEPEPRTIGRPAPGYDVRIRLADGRDAAGGETGELRVGGVRGLSLFAGYLGDPAATAAAFDEDGYFRTGDEVTLLPSGAIRFSSRSKDMLKVSGENVAAAEIERVINTVPRVRESAVVARPDPVRQEVPVAFVTVTDAAGDDHDALAAEIVACCQASLADFKVPRAVHVVDALPRATLEKVAKATLRQWALERMTSTPAPPPTLPAAQEPAPAR; this is encoded by the coding sequence GTGGCGAGCGGCGACACCCCGGAGGCGATCACCGGCGCGCGAACGGACGGGCGGGAGACCGGGATCGACGCCCGGAACGTCGACGCCCAGAACATCGACGCCCGGAACATCGTGCTGCCGCCGCTGCACCCGTTCGTCGCGATGGACGTCCCCGCGCTGCTGGCGGACCGGGCCGCCCGCCGCGGCGACCACCCGTTCCTGGTCTGGGACCCGCCGGACGGCGTCGGGGCGACCTGGACCTACGCCGAGTTCGCCCACGACGTCGAGGCGACCGCCGCCGGGCTCGCCGCCCGCGGTGTCGGGCCCGGCGACGCCGTCATCCTGCACCTGGACAACAGCCCGGCCTTCCTGCACGTCTGGTTCGCCTGCGCCCGCCTCGGCGCGATCGCCGTCGACGTGAACACCCGCTACGTCGAGGACGAGCTGGCGCACGCCGCCGGCCTGGTCGGCGCCGTCGGCATCGTCACCGACCCGCGCCTCGGCCTCGCCGACGGCCCCACGGCCGCCGGCCTTCGCTGGCGCGTCCTGCTCGACCCGGCCACCGGCCTCGTCCCGGACCTGCGCGGCGACCCGGCCGCGCTGCCGGTGGCCCGCCCGCCGGACCCGGCGACGCCGCTGTCGGTCCAGCTGACCTCCGGCACCACCGCCCGGCCGAAGGCCGTCCTCTACACGCACGCCAACGCGCTGTGGGCGGCGCGCACCGGTGCCGCGCACTGGAAGCTGCGCGACGACGACCGGATGCTCGTCTTCGCGCCGCTGTTCCACACCCACGCCCTGACCTGGCAGATGCTGCCGACGCTGTGGGTCGGCGGGACGGTCGTGTTGGTGCCGAAGTTCTCCACCAGCCGGTTCTGGGACACCTCGATCCGCAACGCCTGCACGGTCACCGGCCTGGTCGGCATCATGATCCAGGTTCTGCCGCGGATGCCGGTGCCGGCGGAGCACACCTACCGCAGCTGGATCTTCGGCCTCGAGATGCCCGAGCTGGAGCGGCTGTTCGGCCTGCGGCTGTTCAGCGCCTGGGGCATGACCGAGGTCGTCACCACCGTCGTCATCGGGGAGCCGGACGCACCCGAGCCGGAACCCCGGACGATCGGGCGCCCGGCCCCCGGCTACGACGTGCGGATCCGGCTCGCCGACGGCCGGGACGCCGCCGGCGGCGAGACCGGTGAGCTGCGCGTCGGCGGGGTGCGCGGCCTGTCGCTGTTCGCCGGCTACCTCGGCGACCCGGCCGCCACCGCCGCCGCCTTCGACGAGGACGGCTACTTCCGGACCGGCGACGAGGTGACGCTGCTGCCGAGCGGCGCGATCCGCTTCTCGAGCCGGTCGAAGGACATGCTCAAGGTCAGCGGCGAGAACGTGGCCGCCGCCGAGATCGAGCGGGTCATCAACACCGTGCCCAGGGTGCGCGAGTCCGCCGTCGTCGCCCGGCCGGATCCCGTCCGCCAGGAGGTCCCGGTCGCGTTCGTGACCGTCACCGACGCGGCCGGCGACGACCACGACGCGCTGGCGGCCGAGATCGTCGCGTGCTGCCAGGCCTCGCTCGCCGACTTCAAGGTGCCGCGCGCGGTCCATGTCGTCGACGCGCTGCCCCGCGCCACCCTCGAGAAGGTCGCCAAGGCGACCCTGCGCCAGTGGGCGCTCGAGCGGATGACATCGACGCCCGCACCGCCGCCGACACTGCCAGCCGCCCAGGAGCCCGCCCCCGCGCGTTAG
- a CDS encoding SDR family oxidoreductase, which produces MEGTRPLEGARPLEGTTALVTGGGGGIGLAVARRLAADGSNVLICGRTASRLDDAVKQIEPAAAPGAEIRRLVADVTVEEDVAAAVAAACEITGGLDAVVAVAGGNNVISPLTQVDVAKWRETVDLNITGTLLAIKYGARPMARAGRGSIVGVSSIAASNTHRWFGPYGVSKAGVDHLCQLAADELGASGVRVNCVRPGLIRTDLVETIFAMPEVLDDYMRCTPLGRPGEPEDVADLIRFLVGPESTWLTGQVINIDGGHCLRRGPDFSPLLGSVFGADGLRGVVPEEG; this is translated from the coding sequence ATGGAAGGCACGCGACCGCTGGAAGGCGCCCGACCGCTGGAAGGCACGACGGCGCTGGTCACGGGCGGTGGCGGCGGGATCGGCCTCGCGGTCGCCCGCCGCCTCGCGGCCGACGGGTCGAACGTGCTGATCTGCGGGCGGACCGCGAGCCGGCTCGACGACGCGGTGAAGCAGATCGAGCCGGCCGCCGCCCCGGGCGCCGAGATCCGCCGCCTGGTCGCGGACGTCACCGTCGAGGAGGACGTCGCGGCCGCCGTCGCGGCCGCCTGCGAGATCACCGGCGGGCTGGACGCCGTCGTCGCCGTGGCCGGCGGCAACAACGTCATCAGCCCGCTCACCCAGGTCGACGTCGCCAAGTGGCGCGAGACGGTGGATCTCAACATCACCGGCACGCTGCTGGCCATCAAGTACGGTGCCCGCCCGATGGCCCGCGCCGGGCGCGGCTCGATCGTCGGGGTGTCCTCGATCGCCGCCAGCAACACCCATCGCTGGTTCGGCCCGTACGGCGTCTCCAAGGCCGGTGTCGACCACCTGTGCCAGCTCGCCGCCGACGAGCTCGGCGCGAGCGGCGTCCGGGTCAACTGCGTGCGCCCCGGCCTTATCCGCACCGACCTCGTCGAGACGATCTTCGCCATGCCGGAGGTGCTCGACGACTACATGCGCTGCACGCCGCTGGGCCGGCCCGGCGAGCCGGAGGACGTCGCGGACCTGATCCGCTTCCTCGTCGGCCCGGAGTCGACCTGGCTCACCGGTCAGGTGATCAACATCGACGGCGGGCACTGCCTGCGCCGCGGGCCGGACTTCTCCCCGCTGCTCGGCTCGGTGTTCGGCGCCGACGGGTTACGCGGCGTCGTCCCAGAGGAGGGCTGA
- a CDS encoding NDMA-dependent alcohol dehydrogenase, whose protein sequence is MVSTRAALLFGPGQDYKIETIELDDPRAGEVLIQLRATGLCHSDEHARTGDMPMPHYPVVCGHEGAGEVVAVGEGVTSVAPGDHVAMSFVPSCGQCQPCRSGRAYLCDVGAKLFDLGMITDGRVAHRYGDTPVARYTQLGAFAEYQLLAESSVIKVDRDIPWTAVALVSCGVATGFGSAVNRGEVRPGDTVAVLGVGGIGINAVQGAKIAGAAKIIGVDPVEFKREQALRFGATHTFSSLDEAIAGTGPLTGGAMCDVVICTFGVMLGSLLEPALTLTAKGGTCVVTSVAPMAQGQVDMNLFMMAMMNKQLRGTVYGSVSPRVQIPKLFDLYRAGILKLDELVTKTYSLDQVNEGYADLEAGRILRGALVF, encoded by the coding sequence ATGGTCAGCACACGAGCGGCGCTGTTGTTCGGCCCCGGTCAGGACTACAAGATCGAGACCATCGAGCTGGACGACCCACGGGCCGGCGAGGTTCTCATCCAGCTGCGCGCGACCGGCCTGTGTCATTCCGACGAGCACGCCCGCACCGGCGACATGCCGATGCCGCACTATCCGGTCGTCTGTGGCCACGAGGGTGCCGGTGAGGTCGTCGCCGTCGGCGAGGGGGTCACGTCGGTCGCCCCCGGTGACCATGTCGCGATGTCGTTCGTCCCGTCGTGCGGGCAGTGCCAGCCCTGCCGGTCCGGGCGGGCCTACCTGTGCGACGTGGGGGCGAAGCTGTTCGACCTCGGAATGATCACCGATGGCCGGGTGGCCCACCGGTACGGTGACACGCCCGTCGCCCGCTACACGCAGCTCGGCGCGTTCGCCGAGTACCAGCTGCTCGCCGAGTCGTCCGTCATCAAGGTCGACCGGGACATCCCGTGGACCGCCGTCGCGCTGGTCTCCTGCGGCGTGGCGACCGGGTTCGGTTCCGCCGTCAACCGCGGCGAGGTCCGCCCGGGCGACACCGTCGCCGTTCTCGGCGTCGGTGGCATCGGCATCAACGCCGTGCAGGGCGCGAAGATCGCCGGAGCGGCCAAGATCATTGGCGTCGATCCGGTGGAGTTCAAGCGAGAGCAGGCGCTGCGCTTCGGCGCGACCCATACCTTCTCGTCGCTGGACGAGGCGATCGCCGGGACGGGTCCGCTCACCGGCGGCGCGATGTGCGACGTCGTCATCTGCACGTTCGGCGTCATGCTCGGCAGCCTGCTCGAGCCGGCGCTGACGCTCACCGCCAAGGGCGGCACCTGCGTGGTCACGTCGGTTGCGCCGATGGCGCAGGGTCAGGTCGACATGAACCTGTTCATGATGGCGATGATGAACAAGCAGCTCCGCGGCACCGTGTACGGCTCGGTGAGCCCGCGGGTGCAGATCCCGAAGCTGTTCGACCTGTACCGGGCCGGGATCCTGAAGCTCGACGAGCTGGTCACGAAGACGTACTCCCTCGACCAGGTCAACGAGGGCTACGCCGACCTGGAGGCCGGCCGCATCCTGCGCGGCGCGCTGGTCTTCTAG
- a CDS encoding enoyl-CoA hydratase/isomerase family protein, with amino-acid sequence MDGNAGNVGGAATGAAGRAGAARPPEGDWLGTPYLRFERRGSLAVCAVDRPKARNAMTASMYFGVRYAVDLVNRDPDLAGLLITGTGDVFIPGGDLGHNAPDDWGGPMLFGMDNTPFDAVRHSRKPVVSAVNGIAQGGGLLIAIMSDLAVASDRATFRAPEVYRGIADTGYAQYLPAQIGPARAKDMLYTGRVVTAAEALDWGLVARVVPHDEVMDAALEGLRACCRGGPEARADVKRVIGTHYGTYDRMTMDKSVFGSEAREGWLAFSERRDPAWVPADLRTGGRL; translated from the coding sequence ATGGACGGCAACGCGGGCAACGTGGGGGGTGCGGCTACCGGCGCCGCTGGGCGGGCTGGCGCGGCACGCCCGCCGGAGGGCGACTGGCTCGGCACCCCCTACCTGCGGTTCGAACGCCGGGGCAGCCTCGCCGTCTGCGCCGTGGACCGGCCGAAGGCGCGCAACGCGATGACCGCGTCGATGTACTTCGGCGTCCGCTACGCCGTCGACCTGGTCAACCGTGACCCGGACCTCGCCGGCCTGCTGATCACCGGTACTGGCGACGTCTTCATCCCCGGCGGCGACCTCGGCCACAACGCGCCGGACGACTGGGGCGGTCCGATGCTCTTCGGCATGGACAACACGCCGTTCGACGCGGTCCGCCACTCCCGCAAGCCGGTGGTCAGCGCCGTCAACGGCATCGCCCAGGGCGGCGGCCTGCTCATCGCGATCATGTCCGACCTCGCCGTCGCCAGCGACCGGGCCACCTTCCGCGCCCCGGAGGTCTACCGCGGCATCGCCGACACCGGCTACGCGCAGTATCTGCCCGCCCAGATCGGCCCAGCCCGGGCGAAGGACATGCTTTACACGGGCCGCGTCGTTACCGCCGCCGAGGCGCTCGACTGGGGCCTGGTCGCCCGGGTCGTTCCGCACGACGAGGTCATGGACGCCGCGCTGGAAGGCCTACGGGCCTGCTGCCGAGGCGGCCCGGAGGCCCGCGCCGACGTCAAGCGCGTCATCGGCACCCACTACGGGACCTACGACCGCATGACCATGGACAAGAGCGTTTTCGGGTCCGAGGCCCGCGAGGGCTGGCTCGCCTTCTCCGAACGCCGCGACCCCGCCTGGGTCCCAGCGGACCTCCGCACCGGCGGCCGTCTCTAG